GGTGTTGGCCCCCCGGTTTTGCAGGAGTCTCACCACCTCCAGGTGGCCTCCGCGGCAGGCCCAGTGCATGGCTGTGCAGTCCAGCTGGAAGGGACAGACAGCATTTAATGGGAGAGCTGAAGGGAAAAGAAGTTCCCTGGGGAAAGGACAGACAGCCCAGGGCCCAACTAGTCCAAGGGAGAGTCCCAGAGGCAACTCAGGGTGATGAGGCTCACCAGATGTCACAGAACACACAGAGGTAGGGCCTGTCTCCATGCAGCCCACTGGCAGCCCAGTATTACAGATTTGACAGAAAGCAGAATTCTACAGTCTAGATCTACTTCTTACCTCCCACCCAATACCAGCCCTCTCACCCGATCCTGGAAGTCCACGGTGGCCCCATTCTCCAGAAGTTTCTCCAGTATCTCCATGTGTCCCTCCAGGGAGGCCCGATGCAGTGCTGTCCGACGGAACTGCCCCGAAAGAGACTGTCAGGCCCGAGTCCCATATCCCATCAAAAACGAGGCCTAGGCCTTGTCAAAACTCGGTGCCCATGTGTGCTGTGCTCCGCCAGCTCCTCTCCAGAGCCCCGGCCTAGAACTCCAGCTTCTTCACTCCTCCTGTGCAGCCAGCCATGCCCCTGTGCAGCTGACGCAGCTGGCACACCTGCTGGTCAGGGCTCTTCTACCCTCATATGCCATGATGCTTGTGTGCCAGGGTCTTATTGAACCTTCTATGCCAAGCTGCGCCCAGCTGATTCCTGAGTACGAGGTAACATTGGCAGGCTGAAGGCTACATCCCCTAGTGCTAGGCAGGGGCTTGGATGCACAGGACACACCTGATTACTGATTCAAGGAAGGAACAAACTTCTCTCTCTGAAGGCCACTTTCTACTTTGGATTCAGGGAACCCTTGTGCCACAAGGCAAGTCTTTCCATGTGCTAATGATCTGGTCATGGGCAGTCTTTCATGACCCtcctcttgtttttttctttttggttttttggacttgtttttgtttgtttgtttgttttgttttttttgtttttttgtttttttttccgagacagggtttctttgtatagccctggctgtcctgaaactcactctgtagaccaggctggccttgaactcagaaatctgcctgccgggctggagagatggctcagcagttaagagcactgactgttcttccagaggtcctgagttcaaatcccagcaaccacatggtggctcacaaccatctgtaatgggatctgatgccctcttctggggtgtctgaagagagacagtgtattcacattaaataaataaataaatcttaaaaaaaaaaaaaaaagaaaaagaaaaagaaatctgcctgcctctgcctcccagagtggccccattctgggattacaggcgtgtgccaccattgcctggcttgtttttttcttatatttttctcttgaCATGCAGCAAATAGGAGGGGAAAAACCCATTAAGACCCTAATGGCAAAAGAAGGCATTAGAACAGAAATGGAGGCAAGAGAACAGAAAAGACGTGGTTGAAGTCTATTAGACTATAGAGCAGGCCCAGGGGTGGGTGGCCACTGTTAGGCTTGGTCTCAGGATAGCGGTAAGAACAAGGACATCTCACAAGTGCCAAGAAGCAATTTCAGAGGAAAACCATGCAACGGGcgacagaaaaatgtaaaagacagATGGTGGCCATAGTTACACCACACTGTGATATAATCAGTGCCACTCTGAATCAGCATGGCTAAAATGATGCATTTCATGTTATATAGTTCCACAgtagaataataaaaataggggctggggtgtgactcagtgggAGAACACTTTCCTAGCAGTGTGCTCTGGAGCTGCAAATAATACTAACAATATTAATAAGTAAttgtaagccaggcatggtggtgcactgcTTTAGTCCCAgaacacagaggcacaggcaggtggatctctgtgagtgccaggtcagcctggtctacatggtgagttccaggtcagccagggctacacagtgagacccagtctcaaaataaacaaatataattgtAAAAAGAAGCACGAGCAAGAAGCACTtcctgagaaagagaaagagtccTATGTCAGCACATGCAGCGGTCTCTCCGTCCATTCACCATGTATGGAGGCCCTCATGGTCCATACTGAGAAGGCCGGAGGCCACGTTCTCACTAGTAGGACCTAGGTCATGGAGAGGCAACAGCTCAGCCACAGGTCCCACAGCTAGGGGTTCTAGGGAGACACAGGATTTCTGTCTAAATCTCCTTAGCTGTCTTAATTGAATTCTTTTCCTTCATCTCCCGTACGGAAACATGTGACATTTGTTATGGAGGTGACCGGGCCTGGGGAAAGGTTTGAAAAGGATTTGGGGAAATTGTGAAGTGAGGAAGAAGGCCCACTACAGGTCTACCCACGCCACCCTAAGAACATCTGTGAGTGTTCTCAAACAAGCCCACAAGTGGAGCTGATCCAGGGTCCAACTCGGTTTATGGTGCTGGTCCCGAAAGGGCATTGGGTGCAGTGGCAGGGGCATCACCTCGTCACAGGTGTCCGCTGAACCTCCGTCTGCCAGGTACTTGTCAATGACTTTCATTCTCCCCTCCACTGCGGCTTTCAGGAATGTCTCCTCATCCACGGGGCCGGTCTGCAGGTAGAGCATCCGCCAATAAAGGATAGTAGGGTGCTTCGGGGCCTCCCAGGCTGCCCCTGCCCACATCTGTTCAAACCAAGAGACTTACGATCTCCTCCGGCTCTGGAGGTGGCTCCTGGGCTGCAGCCAGGGCATCTCGCTTTTTCTGCTTGCGCTTCTTCCTTAGTTCTATGAGGTTCTGGATCCCACCCACGTCAATGATCTCACGCCGCAGGTCCAGGGATGTCTTGCGCACGCGCTCTTGGCCCTGTGGGAAGATGGCCCATCACCTCTGTACTGGGGCTGAGTGATACAGGATGATATGGGGTGATACAAGAGCTGAGCTGGCAGCAGGATGACTGGGATCGAGGGTCTGGCTGGCCTGTCACCTGAGCGCAGACTCTTACACTTACCTTAACCTTTTGTAAAGCAGGACTCTGAACCCCAAGACGCTTCTCTTCCTCTAGCACTAGCATGTCCATGGACAGCTTCCCAGGAGCAGATCTTCGAAGTTTCTAGAAAGCCGTTGAAAGCTACTTAAGATTagggatatgatttttttttttttgtcccggtatggcagctcacacctaTGATCTGAGCACTTGAAACTGAAAAATAAGGATAACTGCTCTGGAGGGCCAATgtggtccacatagtgagttctaggccagctggagctacacaataagaccctgtctcaagatccaaaacaaaaaccatcacagAAAATTCTAGCATACATAAGCCCTTTTATAAAATATCATACTTCTTTATATATACAGATTGTGAtgctttgtatatgtttggcccaggaagtggtactattagaaggtatggccttgttggagtaggtgtgtcactgtggggggtgggcttaagaccctcatcctaggtgcctggaagccagtattttgctgtcagccttcagatgaagatatagaacactctgttcctcctgcaccatgcctgcctggatgtttccatgttcccaccttgatgataatggactgaatttatgaacctgtaagccagcctcaataaAATGTTACCTTTATAAGATGTTATAAATGTTGCCCTTGCTgtgcagtggtggtacacgcctttaatcctagcacttgggaggcagaggcaggcagacttctgagttggaggtcagcctggtctacagagtgagttccaggacagcctacagagaaaccgtgtctcaaaaaaaaaaaaaaa
This portion of the Apodemus sylvaticus chromosome 1, mApoSyl1.1, whole genome shotgun sequence genome encodes:
- the Ankrd2 gene encoding LOW QUALITY PROTEIN: ankyrin repeat domain-containing protein 2 (The sequence of the model RefSeq protein was modified relative to this genomic sequence to represent the inferred CDS: inserted 1 base in 1 codon), with amino-acid sequence MTKAPSGRGGVGAQAYKXPHAPWLAETVMEGTAEGPEAVQRATELIEQRLAQEEETEKLRRSAPGKLSMDMLVLEEEKRLGVQSPALQKVKGQERVRKTSLDLRREIIDVGGIQNLIELRKKRKQKKRDALAAAQEPPPEPEEITGPVDEETFLKAAVEGRMKVIDKYLADGGSADTCDEFRRTALHRASLEGHMEILEKLLENGATVDFQDRLDCTAMHWACRGGHLEVVRLLQNRGANTNVRDKLLSTPLHVAVRTGHVEIVEHFLSLGLDINAKDREGDSALHDAVRLNRYKIIKLLLLHGADMMAKNLAGKTPTDLVQLWQADTRHALEHPESESEQNGLERPGSGRETPQPVPAQ